A window of the Artemia franciscana chromosome 21, ASM3288406v1, whole genome shotgun sequence genome harbors these coding sequences:
- the LOC136040921 gene encoding zinc finger protein 271-like, which yields MAIASSCTASRDNIMDVPQIPNMAEPITIPETDVIKKEVEEALPSDHEELFDFPNHLLSFKREDVPVGTFGCFSQSCKLESDTQELGSTCFDSEEIIHYTVCSSDGVDQPKLFGPKPILKVKKLTEKAHQRVRTGEKPFKCEVCEKTFSRSTSLINHQRVHTGEKPFKCEVCEKTFSESTNLIKHQRVHTGEKPFKCEVCEKTFSQSTHLINHQRVHTGEKPFKCEVCEKTFSRSSNLINHQRVHTGEKPFKCEVCEKTFSVSSSLIKHQRVHTGEKPFKCEVCEKTFSQSTHLINHQRVHTGEKPFKCEICEKTFSESISLFKHQRVHTGEKPFKCEVCEKTFSQSINLINHQRVHTGEKPFKCEVCEKTFSQSTNLINHQRVHTGEKPFKCEVCEKTFSVSSSLIRHQRVHTGEKPFK from the exons ATGGCCATAGCAAGCAGTTGCACAGCAAGTAG AGATAATATTATGGATGTGCCTCAAATTCCAAACATGGCTGAGCCTATTACCATTCCTGAGACTGATGTTATTAAAAAAG AAGTTGAAGAGGCTTTACCAAGTGACCATGAGGAGCTTTTTGACTTTCCAAACCATCTTTTGTCTTTTAAAAGGGAAGATGTTCCCGTGGGTACTTTTGGCTGTTTTTCACAATCATGTAAACTTGAGTCTGACACCCAGGAACTGGGCTCCACATGTTTTGACAGTGAAG AGATAATTCATTATACTGTGTGCAGTTCTGATGGTGTGGATCAACCAAAACTCTTCGGCCCAAAGCCAATCTTGAAGGTAAAGAAGCTGACAGAGAAGGCTCACCAAAGAGTACGCACAggtgaaaaaccctttaaatgtgaagtatgtgaaaaaactttttctcggTCCACCAGTTTGATTAACCACCAAAGAGTACACACgggtgaaaaaccctttaaatgtgaagtatgtgaaaaaactttttctgagTCAACCAATTTGATTAAACACCAAAGAGTACATACgggtgaaaaaccctttaaatgtgaagtatgtgaaaaaactttttctcagtcAACCCATTTGATTAATCACCAAAGAGTACACACgggtgaaaaaccctttaaatgtgaagtatgtgagaaaactttttctcgTTCAAGCAATTTGATTAATCACCAAAGAGTACACACTggtgaaaaaccctttaaatgtgaagtatgtgaaaaaactttttctgtgtcaagcagtttgattaaacaccaaagagtacacacgggtgaaaaaccctttaaatgtgaagtatgtgaaaaaactttttctcagtcAACCCATTTGATTAATCACCAAAGAGTACACACgggtgaaaaaccctttaaatgtgaaatatgtgaaaaaactttttctgagTCAATCAGTTTGTTTAAACACCAAAGAGTACACACgggtgaaaaaccctttaaatgtgaagtatgtgaaaaaactttttctcagtcAATCAATTTGATTAATCACCAAAGAGTACACACgggtgaaaaaccctttaaatgtgaagtatgtgaaaaaactttttctcagtcAACCAATTTGATTAATCACCAAAGAGTACACACTggtgaaaaaccctttaaatgtgaagtatgtgaaaaaactttttctgtgtCAAGTAGTTTGATTAGACACCAAAGAGTACACACgggtgaaaaaccctttaaatga